From one Solanum lycopersicum chromosome 12, SLM_r2.1 genomic stretch:
- the LOC138340699 gene encoding uncharacterized protein: MASMSKRFRKGGEFNGSYSRGQGFGGYSVRPIQSSTDCSWGSASDRQHFSEGPMLESRGCYGCGETGHIKRYCPKQSYRPPNVRGRGGYGRGCHSGGRGGRSNGGH, encoded by the coding sequence aTGGCATCGAtgtcaaagaggtttcgaaagggaggtgagtttaatggttcttactctagaggacagggtttcggaggttactcagtccgaccaattcagtcttctacagactgtagttgggggtccgcCTCAGAccgtcaacacttctctgagggacctatgcttgaatccagagggtgttatggatgtggggaaactggacacattaagaggtattgtccaaaacagagttacagacctccaaatgttagaggtagaggtggttatggaagaggctgTCATTCTGGTGGACGCGGTGGTCGAAGTAATGGTGGTCACtaa